In a genomic window of Streptomyces koelreuteriae:
- a CDS encoding N-formylglutamate amidohydrolase, whose amino-acid sequence MTDAPHSFEPLAGASDSPVILHVPHSAREIPEDVRAGIVLGDEELERELDHITDGHTAEIAEVAAGLAGVAPWRFVNRLSRLVVDPERFPDEREEMRAVGMGAVYTRTTHGEALRPEGIDPEPLVERYFRPYARAMTQAVADRLAATGRAVIIDVHSYPSRRLPYELHGDGPRPAVCLGTDPFHTSPGLLDAAREAFGETGLDSPFSGAYVPLEFYGKRPEVGALMVEIRRDTYMTEPGGPAGAGLERLAGALARLVDAVSR is encoded by the coding sequence ATGACCGACGCCCCGCACTCCTTCGAGCCGCTGGCCGGGGCCTCCGACTCCCCGGTGATCCTGCATGTCCCGCACTCCGCGCGGGAGATACCCGAAGACGTACGCGCGGGGATCGTGCTGGGTGACGAGGAGCTGGAGCGGGAGCTGGACCACATCACCGACGGGCACACGGCGGAGATCGCCGAGGTGGCCGCCGGGCTCGCGGGGGTGGCGCCCTGGCGGTTCGTCAACCGGCTGTCGCGGCTGGTCGTTGACCCCGAGCGGTTTCCGGACGAGCGGGAGGAGATGCGGGCCGTCGGTATGGGGGCGGTGTACACGCGGACCACGCACGGCGAGGCGCTGCGGCCCGAGGGCATCGACCCCGAGCCGCTCGTGGAGCGGTACTTCCGGCCGTACGCGCGGGCGATGACACAGGCCGTGGCGGACCGGCTGGCGGCCACCGGGCGGGCCGTGATCATCGACGTGCACTCCTACCCGAGCCGGAGGCTGCCCTACGAACTGCACGGGGACGGTCCCCGGCCGGCGGTCTGTCTCGGCACCGACCCGTTCCACACCTCCCCCGGCCTGCTGGACGCCGCCCGCGAGGCGTTCGGGGAGACAGGGCTCGACAGCCCGTTCAGTGGGGCCTACGTCCCCCTGGAGTTCTACGGGAAGCGGCCCGAGGTCGGCGCGCTCATGGTGGAGATCCGCCGCGACACCTATATGACCGAGCCGGGCGGTCCCGCCGGGGCCGGACTGGAGCGGCTGGCCGGCGCGCTGGCCCGGCTCGTCGACGCCGTGTCCCGCTGA
- a CDS encoding S8/S53 family peptidase, with translation MAPQRFHEQFEQIQRSMPDVPLAMGPDDSAEFMYEKGVVLVRDGEEAGIVEDTVRAHFTAAPDLDQDQIRRAGPRTNRSGITRIRVGDPDEGGREADRAVAQALRSVREREDRAGHRMAARNHVVHIAVNACPGDEPVPVPLSEPLNPAAADTAYDPDTAVGVLVVDTGLMKDYRSCDLLSHTDGDAQVQECDEQGILQQYVGHGTFIAGLVAAVAPNTDITVRGSLNDAGAILESEFGEKLFEAVDAGGWPDVLSLSAGTSNGRTDGLLGVENFMRELREQRTLLVAAAGNNGSATPFWPAAYADLPGWEDSVLSVGALRSDGEFGACFTNHGPWVRVYAPGERLTSALTGFETPVPYVYQHSTYDSCRYGFRYGCTCRHPRHTGVLSDGNDKNAAAKPDQVMFEGYAQWSGTSFATPMTAGMVAAHMTAHKETDPRAARQQLLAANTGLAEVRGAHVPALRPPTWRPVPVVRLVPGP, from the coding sequence GACGTCCCCCTCGCGATGGGCCCGGACGACTCGGCCGAGTTCATGTACGAGAAGGGCGTCGTCCTCGTCCGCGACGGCGAGGAGGCCGGCATTGTCGAGGACACCGTACGGGCCCACTTCACGGCGGCCCCCGACCTCGACCAGGACCAGATCCGCCGGGCCGGCCCGCGCACCAACCGCAGCGGCATCACCCGCATCCGCGTCGGCGACCCCGATGAGGGCGGCCGGGAAGCCGACCGCGCCGTCGCCCAGGCGCTGCGCTCCGTGCGCGAACGGGAGGACCGGGCCGGGCACCGGATGGCCGCCCGCAACCATGTCGTCCACATCGCGGTCAACGCCTGCCCCGGCGACGAACCGGTCCCCGTCCCGCTCAGCGAACCGCTCAACCCGGCCGCCGCCGACACGGCGTACGACCCGGACACCGCCGTCGGTGTCCTCGTCGTCGACACCGGGCTGATGAAGGACTACCGCTCCTGCGACCTGCTCTCCCACACCGACGGCGACGCCCAGGTTCAGGAGTGCGACGAGCAGGGCATCCTCCAGCAGTACGTCGGCCACGGCACGTTCATCGCCGGGCTCGTCGCCGCCGTCGCGCCCAACACCGACATCACCGTGCGCGGCAGCCTCAACGACGCGGGCGCCATCCTGGAGTCGGAGTTCGGCGAGAAGCTCTTCGAGGCCGTCGACGCCGGCGGCTGGCCCGACGTCCTCAGCCTCTCCGCCGGCACCTCCAACGGCCGCACCGACGGCCTGCTCGGCGTGGAGAACTTCATGCGGGAACTGCGCGAGCAGCGCACCCTGCTGGTCGCCGCGGCCGGGAACAACGGCAGCGCCACGCCCTTCTGGCCCGCCGCCTACGCCGACCTCCCCGGCTGGGAGGACTCGGTGCTGTCCGTCGGCGCCCTGCGCAGCGACGGCGAGTTCGGCGCCTGCTTCACCAACCACGGCCCCTGGGTGCGGGTCTACGCCCCCGGCGAGCGCCTCACCAGCGCCCTCACCGGCTTCGAGACACCCGTCCCGTACGTGTACCAGCACTCCACGTACGACTCCTGCCGCTACGGCTTCCGCTACGGCTGCACCTGCCGTCACCCCCGCCACACCGGAGTGCTGAGCGACGGGAACGACAAGAACGCGGCCGCGAAGCCGGACCAGGTGATGTTCGAGGGGTACGCGCAGTGGAGCGGCACCTCCTTCGCCACGCCCATGACCGCGGGCATGGTCGCCGCCCATATGACGGCGCACAAGGAGACCGACCCGCGCGCGGCCCGGCAGCAGCTGCTCGCCGCCAACACCGGGCTCGCCGAAGTGCGCGGGGCGCACGTCCCCGCGCTGCGTCCGCCCACGTGGCGCCCGGTCCCGGTCGTGCGCCTGGTCCCCGGCCCGTGA
- a CDS encoding RNA polymerase sigma factor — MDRTDAGALVQAAADGDAAAWKALVEGLSPLVWSVVRAHRLSDADAHEVYQTAWFRFAQHLGRIREPGKAGAWLASTARHECLKVIRSSQRLTLTDDPQILDRVSEEGTPEQSLLDSEEAAAQSERVRRLWQEFEELGERCRQLLRVLMATPPPSYQDVSAALGIAVGSIGPLRQRCLRRLRARLEARGAI; from the coding sequence GTGGACCGTACTGATGCCGGCGCGCTCGTCCAGGCGGCCGCCGACGGCGACGCGGCGGCCTGGAAGGCGCTCGTGGAGGGGCTGAGCCCGCTGGTGTGGTCCGTGGTGCGCGCCCACCGGCTCTCCGACGCGGACGCCCACGAGGTGTACCAGACGGCGTGGTTCCGCTTCGCCCAGCACCTCGGGCGCATTCGTGAACCCGGCAAGGCGGGCGCGTGGCTGGCGAGCACGGCGCGCCACGAGTGCCTGAAGGTCATCCGCAGCTCGCAACGGCTGACCCTGACGGACGATCCACAGATCCTGGACCGGGTCAGCGAGGAGGGCACGCCCGAACAGTCGCTGCTCGACTCCGAGGAGGCCGCCGCCCAGAGCGAACGCGTACGGCGGCTGTGGCAGGAGTTCGAGGAACTGGGCGAGCGGTGCAGGCAGTTGCTGCGTGTGCTGATGGCCACGCCGCCGCCCAGCTATCAGGACGTGTCCGCCGCGCTCGGTATCGCGGTGGGCAGCATCGGACCGCTGCGCCAGCGCTGTCTGCGGCGTCTGCGGGCCCGGCTCGAGGCACGGGGGGCGATATGA
- a CDS encoding mechanosensitive ion channel family protein, whose protein sequence is MNRALTVDDLVFAGIALASGLLAAFALRILLRWLGGHADRTRWSGDDVIVHALRAVVPWAAVVGGVAGAAAVLPLTRTVQHHTNQVLTVLLIFVATVSAARVVAGLVRTLTQSRSGVAGSATIFVNITRILVLAIGFLVVLQTLGISIAPMLTALGVGGLAVALALQDTLANLFAGIHILASKTVQPGDYIKLSSGEEGYVEDINWRQTTIRNLSNNLIVLPNGQLAQANMTNFMRPEEQLTILVQVGVAYDSDLDHVERVTNEVIGETMREVDGAVPDHEPIIRFHTFGDSRIGFTVILGVGEFSDQYRIKHEFIKRLHKRYRAEGIRIPAPARTVALQQGAAVIPQQRTGEFEPGDMTIARLD, encoded by the coding sequence GTGAACCGGGCCCTCACGGTGGACGACCTGGTCTTCGCGGGCATCGCCCTGGCCTCGGGCCTGCTGGCGGCCTTCGCGCTGCGCATCCTGCTGCGCTGGCTGGGCGGGCACGCCGACCGCACCCGCTGGAGCGGGGACGACGTCATCGTGCACGCGCTGCGGGCCGTGGTGCCGTGGGCCGCGGTCGTGGGCGGCGTGGCGGGCGCGGCGGCGGTGCTGCCGCTGACCCGGACGGTGCAGCACCACACCAACCAGGTGCTGACGGTGCTGCTCATCTTCGTGGCGACGGTGTCGGCGGCCCGGGTGGTGGCCGGACTGGTGCGCACCCTCACCCAGTCCCGTTCCGGTGTCGCCGGATCGGCCACGATCTTCGTCAACATCACCCGGATCCTGGTCCTCGCGATCGGCTTCCTGGTGGTGCTCCAGACCCTGGGCATCTCCATAGCCCCGATGCTCACGGCCCTGGGCGTCGGCGGTCTGGCGGTCGCGCTGGCGCTGCAGGACACGCTCGCCAACCTCTTCGCGGGCATCCACATCCTCGCCTCCAAGACCGTCCAGCCCGGTGACTACATCAAGCTGAGCAGCGGCGAGGAGGGCTACGTCGAGGACATCAACTGGCGGCAGACGACGATCCGCAACCTGTCCAACAACCTCATCGTGCTCCCCAACGGCCAGCTCGCGCAGGCGAACATGACCAACTTCATGCGCCCCGAGGAGCAGCTGACGATCCTGGTGCAGGTCGGGGTGGCCTACGACAGCGATCTGGACCACGTGGAGCGCGTGACCAACGAGGTCATCGGCGAGACGATGCGGGAGGTCGACGGCGCCGTCCCGGACCACGAGCCGATCATCCGGTTCCACACCTTCGGCGACTCCCGCATCGGTTTCACCGTGATCCTGGGGGTCGGCGAGTTCAGCGACCAGTACCGGATCAAGCACGAGTTCATCAAGCGCCTGCACAAGCGCTACCGCGCGGAGGGCATCCGCATCCCCGCCCCGGCCCGCACGGTGGCGCTCCAGCAGGGCGCGGCCGTCATCCCGCAGCAGCGGACCGGCGAGTTCGAGCCGGGCGACATGACGATCGCCCGGCTCGACTGA
- a CDS encoding NADP-dependent isocitrate dehydrogenase yields the protein MTDSTIIYTHTDEAPALATYSFLPVVRAYAAQAGVAVETRDISLAGRIIAVFPEYLTEDQRIPDALAELGELAKTPAANIIKLPNISASIPQLKAAIAELQGQGYALPDYPDDPKTDEEREIGARYDKVKGSAVNPVLREGNSDRRAPASVKNYAKSHPHRMGAWTSESKTNVATMGQNDFRSTEKSVVIAEDGALRIELVGDDGSTTVLRESVPVLAGEVVDASVMRVAALREFLTAQVAEAKAQGVLFSVHLKATMMKVSDPIVFGHVVRAFFPKTFAQYGDKLAAAGLTPNDGLGGIYKGLEGLPEGAEIKASFDAELAEGPELAMVDSDKGISNLHVPSDVIVDASMPAMIRTSGHMWGPDGEEADTLAVLPDSSYAGVYQAVLEDCRANGAYDPSTMGSVPNVGLMAQKAEEYGSHDKTFEVPVTGTVRLVDQNGTALIEQTVSAGDIFRACQTKDAPIKDWVKLAVTRARATGDPAVFWLDETRAHDANLIAKVNAYLAEHDTEGLDIRILSPVEATKLSVERIRRGENTISVTGNVLRDYLTDLFPILELGTSAKMLSVVPLMAGGGLFETGAGGSAPKHVQQLVRENYLRWDSLGEFFALVPSFEQLAKVTGNARAQVLADTLDRATATFLNEDKSPTRRVGGIDNRGSHFFLSLYWAQELAKQTDDADLAKAFAPLAETLTAGEQKIVDELIAAQGKPVEIGGYYQPDPAKAAAAMRPSTTWNETLASLA from the coding sequence GTGACTGACTCGACCATCATCTATACGCACACTGACGAGGCCCCCGCCCTGGCGACGTATTCCTTCCTGCCGGTGGTCCGGGCGTACGCCGCGCAGGCGGGTGTCGCCGTGGAGACCCGCGACATCTCGCTGGCCGGGCGCATCATCGCCGTGTTCCCGGAGTACCTCACCGAGGACCAGCGCATCCCGGACGCCCTCGCGGAGCTCGGCGAGCTGGCCAAGACGCCCGCCGCCAACATCATCAAGCTGCCGAACATCTCGGCGTCCATCCCGCAGCTCAAGGCCGCGATCGCCGAGCTGCAGGGCCAGGGCTACGCGCTGCCGGACTACCCGGACGACCCGAAGACCGACGAGGAGCGCGAGATCGGCGCCCGCTACGACAAGGTCAAGGGCTCCGCCGTGAACCCGGTCCTGCGTGAGGGCAACTCCGACCGGCGCGCCCCCGCCTCGGTGAAGAACTACGCCAAGTCGCACCCGCACCGCATGGGCGCCTGGACCTCCGAGTCCAAGACGAACGTGGCGACGATGGGCCAGAACGACTTCCGCTCCACCGAGAAGTCCGTGGTGATCGCCGAGGACGGCGCGCTGCGCATCGAGCTCGTCGGCGACGACGGCTCCACCACCGTGCTGCGCGAGTCCGTACCGGTGCTCGCCGGTGAGGTCGTCGACGCCTCCGTGATGCGGGTCGCCGCGCTGCGCGAGTTCCTGACCGCGCAGGTCGCCGAGGCCAAGGCCCAGGGCGTGCTGTTCTCGGTGCACCTGAAGGCCACGATGATGAAGGTCTCCGACCCGATCGTCTTCGGCCACGTGGTGCGCGCCTTCTTCCCGAAGACCTTCGCCCAGTACGGCGACAAGCTCGCCGCGGCCGGTCTGACCCCGAACGACGGTCTGGGCGGCATCTACAAGGGCCTGGAGGGCCTGCCCGAGGGCGCCGAGATCAAGGCCTCCTTCGACGCCGAGCTCGCCGAGGGCCCGGAGCTGGCCATGGTCGACTCCGACAAGGGCATCTCGAACCTGCACGTCCCCTCGGACGTCATCGTCGACGCCTCCATGCCGGCCATGATCCGCACGTCCGGCCACATGTGGGGCCCTGACGGCGAGGAGGCCGACACCCTCGCGGTCCTGCCGGACTCCTCCTACGCGGGCGTCTACCAGGCCGTGCTCGAGGACTGCCGCGCCAACGGCGCCTACGACCCCTCCACCATGGGCTCGGTGCCGAACGTCGGTCTGATGGCGCAGAAGGCCGAGGAGTACGGCAGCCACGACAAGACCTTCGAGGTCCCGGTCACGGGCACGGTCCGCCTGGTCGACCAGAACGGCACCGCGCTCATCGAGCAGACCGTCTCGGCCGGCGACATCTTCCGCGCCTGCCAGACCAAGGACGCGCCGATCAAGGACTGGGTGAAGCTGGCCGTCACGCGCGCCCGCGCCACCGGTGACCCGGCGGTGTTCTGGCTGGACGAGACCCGTGCGCACGACGCCAACCTGATCGCCAAGGTCAACGCCTACCTCGCGGAGCACGACACCGAGGGCCTGGACATCCGGATCCTCTCCCCCGTCGAGGCGACGAAGCTGTCGGTGGAGCGCATCCGCCGCGGCGAGAACACCATCTCGGTGACGGGCAACGTCCTGCGCGACTACCTCACCGACCTGTTCCCGATCCTGGAGCTGGGCACCAGCGCCAAGATGCTGTCGGTCGTCCCGCTGATGGCGGGCGGCGGTCTCTTCGAGACGGGCGCCGGCGGCTCCGCCCCGAAGCACGTCCAGCAGCTGGTCCGGGAGAACTACCTGCGCTGGGACAGCCTGGGTGAGTTCTTCGCCCTGGTGCCGTCCTTCGAGCAGCTGGCGAAGGTCACGGGCAACGCCCGCGCCCAGGTCCTGGCCGACACCCTCGACCGCGCCACGGCGACCTTCCTCAACGAGGACAAGTCCCCGACCCGGCGCGTCGGCGGCATCGACAACCGCGGCAGCCACTTCTTCCTGTCCCTGTACTGGGCGCAGGAGCTGGCCAAGCAGACCGACGACGCGGACCTGGCGAAGGCCTTCGCCCCGCTCGCCGAGACTCTCACGGCGGGCGAGCAGAAGATCGTCGACGAGCTGATCGCCGCCCAGGGCAAGCCGGTCGAGATCGGCGGCTACTACCAGCCCGACCCGGCGAAGGCCGCTGCGGCCATGCGCCCGTCCACCACGTGGAACGAGACCCTGGCGTCCCTCGCCTGA
- a CDS encoding cytochrome P450, protein MTEETTTLTGQEPPPVRDWPALDLDGTDFDPVLAELMREGPLTRIRLPFGEGWAWLATRHDDVKLITNDPRFSRAEVTTRQVTRMAPHFKPRPGSLAFADQPDHNRLRKAVAGAFTVSAMKRLRPRAQEMLDELVDGVVRDGPPAELIERVLEPFPIALVSEVMGVPAADREQVHTWTRQIISTSGGAEAADRAKSGLYGWITQTIRSRADSTGEDVYSLLGAAVARGDLSEPEAIGLAGPLQIGGEAVTHNCGQMLCLLLTRPELRQWWLERPEARDALLDELLRFIPHRSSVGLARIALEDVDLHGHRIRAGEAVYVSYLAANRDPDVFPEPDRIDPGRAPNPHLALGNGPHYCTGAVLARLQTELLLATLLDRLPDLRLAVPADQVEWRRRTMIRGPRTLPCTW, encoded by the coding sequence ATGACGGAGGAGACCACTACGCTGACCGGCCAGGAACCGCCCCCGGTACGGGACTGGCCCGCCCTCGACCTGGACGGGACGGACTTCGACCCGGTCCTCGCGGAGCTGATGCGCGAGGGGCCGCTGACGCGGATCCGGCTGCCGTTCGGCGAGGGATGGGCATGGCTGGCCACCCGCCACGACGACGTGAAGCTGATCACCAACGATCCGCGGTTCAGCCGCGCGGAGGTGACAACACGTCAAGTGACGCGGATGGCACCGCACTTCAAACCGCGGCCGGGTTCACTGGCCTTCGCCGACCAGCCCGACCACAACCGGCTGCGCAAGGCGGTCGCCGGGGCCTTCACCGTCAGCGCGATGAAGCGGTTGCGGCCCCGCGCGCAGGAGATGCTCGACGAGCTGGTGGACGGGGTCGTACGGGACGGGCCGCCGGCCGAGCTGATCGAGCGGGTGCTCGAACCGTTCCCGATCGCCCTGGTCAGCGAGGTGATGGGGGTGCCGGCCGCCGACCGGGAGCAGGTGCACACCTGGACCCGGCAGATCATCTCCACCTCGGGCGGGGCCGAGGCCGCCGACCGGGCCAAGAGCGGTCTGTACGGATGGATCACACAGACGATCCGCTCCCGCGCCGACAGCACCGGCGAGGACGTGTACTCCCTGCTGGGCGCCGCCGTGGCGCGTGGCGACCTCAGCGAGCCGGAGGCGATCGGCCTCGCCGGTCCGCTGCAGATCGGCGGCGAGGCCGTCACCCACAACTGCGGGCAGATGCTCTGTCTGCTGCTCACCCGGCCCGAGTTGCGGCAGTGGTGGCTGGAGCGGCCCGAGGCCCGTGACGCGCTGCTGGACGAGTTGCTGCGCTTCATCCCCCACCGCAGCTCCGTGGGCCTGGCGCGGATCGCCCTGGAGGACGTCGACCTGCACGGACACCGCATCCGCGCGGGCGAGGCGGTGTACGTCTCCTACCTCGCCGCCAACCGCGACCCGGACGTCTTCCCCGAGCCGGACCGGATCGACCCCGGCCGCGCCCCCAACCCGCACCTGGCCCTCGGCAACGGCCCGCACTACTGCACCGGCGCCGTCCTGGCCCGCCTCCAGACCGAACTGCTGCTCGCAACCCTGCTGGACCGGCTCCCGGACCTGCGGCTCGCGGTCCCGGCCGACCAGGTCGAGTGGCGGCGCAGGACGATGATCCGGGGGCCGCGGACGCTGCCGTGCACCTGGTGA
- a CDS encoding DUF5713 family protein — translation MPISNQQVSAHPFLGGLYADDYFPDHVLDRGRAILLALCERIETERPADLDALYVLTHAATEEFNDLEAEFEAADSEIETVAREEIAEDFAHIAQAYGFTDADVEELIAPREW, via the coding sequence ATGCCGATCAGCAACCAGCAGGTGAGCGCCCATCCGTTTCTCGGGGGTCTGTACGCGGACGACTACTTCCCCGACCACGTGCTGGACCGGGGCCGCGCGATCCTGCTCGCCCTGTGCGAGCGCATCGAGACGGAGCGCCCGGCCGACCTCGACGCGCTGTACGTCCTGACCCACGCGGCCACGGAGGAGTTCAACGACCTGGAGGCCGAGTTCGAGGCGGCGGACAGCGAGATCGAGACGGTGGCCCGCGAGGAGATAGCCGAGGACTTCGCCCACATCGCACAGGCCTACGGCTTCACCGACGCGGACGTGGAGGAACTGATCGCCCCGCGGGAATGGTGA
- a CDS encoding M1 family metallopeptidase, translating to MRYRTRVTAPAAALIGTAAALTTGIPAQATPRTDPSPGPETLGDPVYPDLGNDGYRVSAYHLDFAYDATTRLVEATATLRIRTTQPLSRLSLDVLGLDIRSVRVGGRPAAFEQVAEKLRITPARTLPAKARVTVCVDYTADPRRTLPHTGWVATPDGFAVCCQPNSAHTVFPCNDHPSDKADFTFRLTVPGGLRGVASGRLVRTEQLDGDRTAYTYRSRSPIATEVVQITVGDYVIKDRQGPHGLPLRDVVPTARAAALEPALALTPALVQWVEQRLGAYPFETYGLLPCNSDDPQAFDFTGLETQTLTIYKPNYLLQEESKIGSHMMHELVHSYFGNSVSPATWADLWLNEGHADFYGLLYRYERGWPDSKGMTTMEARMKDTYALGDQWRHTSGPVAAPNAVNLFDSQRYLGGVLVLYALRQQIGEAAFSAVEHAFLERYRDATASTEDYIAVASEVSGQDLTGFLRDWLYGTKTPRMPGHPDWTVTPVQPSLAAPRSRRDSHHHDNSATL from the coding sequence ATGAGATATCGCACCAGAGTGACGGCCCCGGCGGCCGCCCTGATCGGCACGGCGGCGGCTCTGACCACGGGGATCCCGGCCCAGGCGACCCCCCGCACCGACCCCTCCCCGGGCCCGGAGACCCTCGGTGACCCCGTCTACCCCGACCTCGGCAACGACGGCTACCGCGTCTCCGCCTACCACCTCGACTTCGCCTACGACGCCACGACCCGGCTCGTCGAGGCCACCGCGACCCTGAGGATCCGCACCACCCAGCCGCTGAGCCGCCTCTCCCTCGACGTGCTCGGCCTGGACATACGCTCCGTCCGCGTGGGCGGCCGCCCCGCCGCCTTCGAGCAGGTGGCCGAAAAGCTGCGGATCACCCCCGCGCGTACGCTCCCGGCGAAAGCCCGGGTCACCGTGTGCGTCGACTACACCGCCGACCCGCGCCGCACGCTGCCGCACACCGGCTGGGTCGCCACCCCGGACGGCTTCGCCGTGTGCTGCCAGCCGAATTCCGCGCACACCGTCTTCCCCTGCAACGACCACCCCTCGGACAAGGCCGACTTCACCTTCCGCCTGACCGTGCCCGGGGGACTGCGGGGCGTCGCGAGCGGCCGGCTCGTGCGCACCGAGCAGCTGGACGGCGACCGGACGGCGTACACGTACCGCTCCCGCTCGCCCATCGCCACCGAGGTGGTGCAGATCACCGTCGGCGACTATGTGATCAAGGACCGGCAGGGCCCGCACGGCCTGCCGCTGCGGGACGTCGTCCCCACCGCCCGCGCCGCCGCCCTGGAACCCGCGCTGGCGCTCACCCCGGCCCTGGTGCAGTGGGTCGAGCAGCGGCTCGGGGCGTACCCCTTCGAGACGTACGGCCTGCTGCCGTGCAACTCGGACGACCCCCAGGCCTTCGACTTCACGGGCCTGGAGACGCAGACCCTCACGATCTACAAGCCGAACTACCTCCTCCAGGAGGAGAGCAAGATCGGCTCGCACATGATGCACGAGCTGGTCCACTCCTACTTCGGCAACAGTGTCAGCCCCGCCACCTGGGCCGACCTGTGGCTGAACGAGGGCCACGCCGACTTCTACGGGCTGCTGTACCGCTACGAGCGCGGCTGGCCCGACTCCAAGGGCATGACCACCATGGAAGCCCGGATGAAGGACACCTACGCCCTCGGCGACCAGTGGCGCCACACCTCGGGGCCGGTCGCCGCCCCGAACGCGGTCAACCTCTTCGACAGCCAGCGCTACCTCGGCGGCGTGCTCGTCCTGTACGCGCTGCGGCAGCAGATCGGCGAGGCGGCCTTCAGCGCCGTCGAGCACGCGTTCCTGGAGCGGTACCGCGACGCCACGGCGTCCACGGAGGACTACATCGCGGTCGCCTCCGAGGTCTCCGGACAGGACCTCACCGGCTTCCTGCGCGACTGGCTGTACGGGACGAAGACGCCCCGGATGCCGGGTCACCCGGACTGGACCGTGACGCCCGTGCAGCCGTCCCTCGCGGCACCGCGCAGCCGGAGGGACAGCCACCACCACGACAACTCCGCGACGCTGTAA